One segment of Ipomoea triloba cultivar NCNSP0323 chromosome 12, ASM357664v1 DNA contains the following:
- the LOC115998619 gene encoding uncharacterized protein LOC115998619, with protein MSSTHHTKTDSEVTSLAPSSPNRAVYYVQSPSRDSHDGEKTTNSFHSTPILSPMGSPGRASRDSSSTRFSGSLKPGSQKSSSGSRSNSRRHHHHHHRKDEKQWKEFDAIEEEGLLDEGHSRKGIPRRCYFPAFVVGFFLLFGFFSLILWGASRNQKPVVTMKSISFDEFVVQAGMDHSGVATEMVSMNSTVKLVFRNKGTFFGMHVTSTPLDLSFSELTVATGTINKFYQSRKSQRTLTVTLRGKGIPLYGGGADLTSKEGKPTAPVLLTLGFTVRARAYVLGRLVKPKFYREVHCSVIMDPKKMNKALQFKNNCTYT; from the exons ATGTCGTCGACGCATCACACCAAGACGGATTCCGAAGTGACGAGCTTAGCGCCATCGTCGCCGAACCGGGCGGTCTACTACGTGCAGAGCCCGTCGAGAGATTCCCATGACGGCGAGAAGACCACAAACTCCTTCCACTCCACGCCCATCCTCAGCCCAATGGGCTCTCCGGGCAGGGCCTCCCGGGACTCCTCCTCCACCCGATTCTCCGGCTCGCTCAAGCCCGGCTCCCAGAAGTCCAGCAGTGGGTCCCGCTCAAATAgccgccgccaccaccaccaccaccaccgcaaAGACGAGAAGCAGTGGAAGGAATTTGACGCCATAGAAGAAGAGGGGCTACTTGATGAGGGCCATAGCCGGAAGGGCATCCCTCGCCGCTGCTATTTTCCGGCGTTCGTCGTCggcttcttcctcctcttcggCTTCTTCTCTTTGATCCTCTGGGGCGCTAGCCGGAATCAGAAACCTGTAGTCACCATGAAG AGCATTTCATTTGATGAATTTGTGGTTCAAGCGGGGATGGATCACTCCGGCGTTGCGACGGAGATGGTGTCCATGAACTCCACCGTCAAGCTTGTGTTCCGGAACAAAGGCACATTTTTCGGGATGCACGTAACGTCGACGCCGTTAGATCTCTCATTCTCCGAGCTCACCGTCGCCACCGGAACA ATTAACAAGTTCTATCAATCAAGAAAGAGCCAGAGGACGTTGACGGTGACGTTAAGGGGGAAGGGAATCCCGTTGTACGGCGGGGGAGCTGACTTGACCAGCAAGGAGGGAAAGCCGACGGCGCCGGTGCTGTTGACCCTGGGTTTCACGGTGAGAGCGAGGGCTTACGTATTGGGCCGGCTCGTGAAGCCCAAGTTCTATAGAGAAGTCCACTGCTCGGTTATTATGGACCCAAAGAAGATGAACAAGGCCCTGCAGTTCAAGAACAATTGCACTTACACATAA